The following coding sequences lie in one Fuerstiella sp. genomic window:
- the frr gene encoding ribosome recycling factor, which yields MDQDEILLDAEDRMEKAVDHLAAALTGIRTGRANPGLVDSVKVDYYGSSTPLKQIANISVPEPQQIMIRPFDTSSLDSIAKAIQGSDLGLAPNNDGRVIRLNIPPLSGDRRKQLAGRIKELAEEARISIRNIRRDSNKQADQAQKDKSMTEDERDQTKEKVQDLTKKHEGLVNTRAEAKEKEILDE from the coding sequence ATGGACCAGGATGAGATATTACTGGATGCAGAAGACCGGATGGAGAAGGCGGTGGACCATCTGGCTGCCGCGCTCACTGGTATTCGCACAGGACGTGCCAACCCTGGGCTGGTGGATTCTGTTAAAGTCGACTACTACGGATCTTCCACACCGTTGAAGCAGATAGCAAATATTAGTGTTCCTGAACCTCAGCAGATCATGATTCGGCCTTTTGATACGTCCTCGCTCGACAGCATCGCAAAGGCGATTCAGGGAAGTGATCTGGGGCTGGCTCCAAATAACGACGGGCGTGTCATCCGTTTGAATATTCCCCCGTTGTCCGGGGATCGCCGGAAGCAGCTGGCAGGTCGTATTAAAGAACTGGCCGAAGAGGCGCGCATTTCGATTCGCAATATCCGACGCGATTCAAACAAGCAGGCTGACCAGGCACAAAAGGACAAGTCCATGACCGAAGATGAGCGTGATCAAACGAAAGAAAAAGTCCAGGATTTGACCAAAAAGCATGAGGGTCTGGTGAACACCCGGGCGGAGGCAAAGGAAAAAGAAATTCTGGACGAGTAA
- a CDS encoding acyl-CoA dehydrogenase family protein, which translates to MSTVVEESTSTAPEVTEQQSRALAEASRETEWVHPSFMKELFLGNFRFNLIAPYPERTEWRPEFEEYFEKFSSFLRDSWDPVQTDASGEYNTEHLAELAKLGAFGMKIPKEYGGLGFDQLEYAQIMELLGCYDGNLTALLSAHQSIGVPQPLKLFGSNELKQKYLPRCAAGDISAFALTEPDVGSDPARLTTSVRMNEDGNEFILNGVKLWCTNGTLAKLLVVMAKHEESGRISAFVVETDWDGVSVQHRCRFMGLKALGNAVITFEDVRVPAGNIIGEEGRGLKIALTTLNDGRLSIPNTCVGLSKSALKIVREWASTRVQWGVPIGKHESIAHKISEIAATTFAMESIVKLTSYLANDKKLDLRLESAACKEWNTVQAWKIIDDTMQIRGGRGYETATSLRDRGEEPIPVERMMRDSRINLIFEGSSEIMHLLMAREAVDKHLSVAGAMIDPKSTAADRLKALPSIGAFYSGWYTTRWLKGVFTPWYGAYGRWSGHLRFIHRSAAKLARESFHGMALFREKLERRQMFLFRLVDVVNELFAMSATISRAITLEQRGAAEAKQAAELADAFCRSSRRVVKRRFKELWNNDDATKVAVSRKVLDGSYRFMESMPETLEEDTHRA; encoded by the coding sequence ATGAGCACCGTTGTTGAAGAAAGCACGTCGACAGCTCCGGAAGTCACAGAACAGCAGTCCCGGGCTCTTGCAGAAGCATCACGGGAGACTGAATGGGTTCATCCAAGTTTCATGAAGGAACTGTTTCTGGGCAATTTCCGGTTTAACCTGATTGCCCCGTATCCTGAACGGACTGAATGGCGTCCTGAATTCGAAGAGTACTTCGAGAAATTCAGCTCCTTTCTGCGGGACTCGTGGGATCCTGTTCAGACGGACGCCAGCGGTGAATACAACACGGAACATCTGGCCGAACTGGCAAAGCTCGGCGCCTTCGGCATGAAAATCCCAAAAGAGTACGGTGGACTGGGTTTCGATCAGCTTGAGTACGCACAGATTATGGAACTGCTGGGCTGTTACGACGGAAACCTGACAGCTCTGCTTTCGGCACATCAGTCTATCGGAGTACCGCAGCCTCTTAAACTATTTGGATCCAATGAGCTCAAACAAAAATACCTGCCACGTTGTGCGGCCGGAGACATATCTGCATTCGCTTTGACCGAACCGGATGTGGGATCTGATCCTGCCAGACTGACGACCAGTGTCCGCATGAACGAGGACGGTAATGAGTTCATTCTCAACGGAGTTAAACTCTGGTGTACAAACGGTACGCTTGCAAAGCTGCTGGTCGTCATGGCAAAGCATGAAGAGTCCGGCCGAATTTCTGCATTCGTTGTGGAAACGGACTGGGACGGTGTGTCGGTTCAGCACAGATGCCGGTTTATGGGACTCAAAGCACTGGGGAACGCGGTCATCACATTTGAAGACGTCAGAGTTCCCGCCGGAAACATCATCGGGGAAGAGGGACGCGGACTTAAGATCGCCCTGACGACACTCAATGACGGTCGCCTGTCTATTCCAAACACCTGTGTTGGACTGTCCAAAAGCGCTCTAAAAATCGTTCGTGAGTGGGCAAGCACCCGTGTTCAGTGGGGTGTTCCCATCGGTAAGCACGAAAGCATTGCACACAAAATCAGTGAAATTGCTGCAACGACATTCGCGATGGAATCAATCGTCAAGCTGACAAGCTACCTGGCAAACGACAAGAAGCTGGACCTTCGCCTTGAAAGCGCTGCCTGCAAGGAATGGAATACCGTACAAGCCTGGAAGATAATCGACGATACGATGCAGATTCGTGGTGGACGCGGTTACGAAACCGCAACCAGTCTTCGTGATCGGGGCGAAGAGCCGATTCCCGTGGAACGCATGATGAGGGATTCCCGCATCAATCTGATCTTCGAAGGATCCTCCGAGATCATGCATCTGCTGATGGCAAGAGAAGCAGTCGACAAGCATCTGTCGGTGGCCGGAGCCATGATCGATCCAAAATCAACCGCGGCCGACCGATTGAAGGCCCTGCCTTCAATCGGTGCTTTTTACTCCGGCTGGTATACCACTCGATGGTTGAAAGGCGTGTTCACACCATGGTACGGAGCATACGGACGCTGGAGCGGACATCTGCGGTTCATCCACCGATCGGCGGCAAAACTGGCCAGGGAAAGCTTCCACGGGATGGCCCTGTTCCGGGAAAAGCTGGAACGTCGCCAGATGTTCCTGTTCCGTCTGGTCGATGTCGTCAATGAGTTGTTCGCCATGTCCGCGACAATTTCGCGAGCAATCACCCTGGAGCAACGAGGGGCTGCAGAAGCTAAACAGGCGGCTGAACTGGCTGACGCGTTCTGCCGCAGCAGTCGGCGCGTCGTTAAACGCCGGTTTAAGGAACTCTGGAACAATGATGACGCGACAAAAGTAGCCGTTAGTCGCAAAGTTCTGGACGGCTCATACCGATTCATGGAGTCCATGCCCGAAACCCTGGAAGAGGACACACACCGAGCCTGA
- the xseB gene encoding exodeoxyribonuclease VII small subunit: MPSRKKKADNSADKHPVSLETALDELNGIVNELESGQQPLSNALDRFERGMRLLKDCDCQLENAVRRIEIVRRMDEDGVNVEPFDAAATADQKPSESTDTAGSGNLF; encoded by the coding sequence ATGCCGTCGCGAAAAAAGAAGGCCGACAATTCTGCGGATAAACACCCGGTTTCTCTGGAAACCGCCCTGGACGAACTGAACGGGATTGTTAATGAACTGGAATCAGGACAGCAACCGCTGAGTAACGCACTGGACAGATTTGAACGTGGGATGCGATTACTCAAAGACTGCGACTGTCAGCTGGAAAATGCGGTCCGTCGCATTGAAATCGTCCGCCGTATGGATGAGGACGGGGTGAACGTCGAACCATTCGACGCAGCCGCCACAGCTGATCAAAAGCCGTCAGAATCCACCGACACTGCAGGCTCCGGAAATCTGTTTTAG
- a CDS encoding UTP--glucose-1-phosphate uridylyltransferase, whose product MSEFLKVITSSDPDVRNRSLDVICEHLGEHELLSGCEELDQFRRRCHNLYQRVRALFFLYAIYRFHVPPKLTDRETGHIPFRGYEQMLNRRYPEAIDTLTAWQSKEGLTTTLASALAEAYRRLAFQTLADQVRRSVRTFRGNQWMFRCGHPDDVPLRIRPELLQINASTGMFPVLQERTAVRMDFTHGGWSDIFFLGMDFPEGARVINASVDLAVQGRHATPEPPIDCCLRVIDEPLLRLVSIDLNSKADIHDVNEIFDFARDHLGLLKAAVIASGLIPPGMESGGARVSDVFTRITGPGRGLEIVSRVNDIPKGSRLAVSTNLLGSLISICMRATGQVSRLTGALTESDRRIVAARAILGEWLGGSGGGWQDSGGVWPGIKLIEGAVARQGDPEFGISRGRLMPQHSVYDESEVSKAARNKLQKSLVLVHGGMAQNVGPILEMVTEKYLLRSRTEWQARHQAVELLNQIDSALRTGDIPAVGHATHRNFHDPLQKIIPWCSNAYTEEIIARCQTEYGKQFHGFWMLGGMAGGGMGFIFDPAVRDQACTWLHQTMMEVKTSMQESVPFAMDPVVYDFSINDRGTSAELCSCDEMPDGYSALMIPELLRQDINSLTPMTRRLLERAGDRCRQGQNHAGLPMRLINRILPGSATESGTTVSIEQLLQKNGFDRVTHEKIRDDIRSGRLGLAQNRLSTAVTIEDVRDEDVVDVRKTQSESVIAAGRQALRQGQAGVITLAAGVGSRWTQGAGVVKALNPFCRLGGRFRSFLDIHLAKSRQTAGDYSATPLHVITTGYLTDMSIRRWVQNNATDSQVFVSKGVSVGHRMIPTVRDLQFAWEEMPQQVLDERQEKMRSSIRSALISWARISGEASDYTDNLPLQRLHPVGHWYEIPNLLLNGTLHRMLIRQPELQYLMLHNVDTLGANLDPGCLGQHISADCDLSFEVISRRLEDRGGGLARVDGKVRLVEGLAMPREQDEFSLSYYNSLTTWITIDRLLNIFGLSRKDLNSPDRISHAVAEVADRIPTYITLKEVKKRWGRGQEDVFLVSQFEKLWGDMTALNDVNCQFLVVPTMRGQQLKDPAQLDGWLRDGTAAHVESLAVWE is encoded by the coding sequence ATGTCTGAATTCCTGAAGGTCATTACGTCTTCCGATCCGGATGTCCGGAACCGCTCACTGGACGTGATTTGTGAGCATCTTGGGGAGCACGAACTTCTAAGCGGCTGCGAAGAGCTCGATCAGTTTCGTCGCCGCTGCCACAATCTTTATCAGCGGGTACGGGCTCTGTTTTTTTTGTATGCGATCTATCGGTTTCATGTTCCACCGAAATTAACAGACCGCGAAACAGGACATATCCCCTTCCGTGGTTACGAGCAGATGCTCAACCGGCGTTATCCGGAAGCAATTGACACCTTGACGGCGTGGCAGTCGAAAGAAGGGCTGACGACGACGCTGGCCAGTGCTCTGGCAGAAGCATACCGCCGTCTGGCGTTCCAGACTCTTGCAGACCAGGTGAGAAGAAGCGTAAGGACTTTCCGGGGAAATCAGTGGATGTTTCGCTGCGGACACCCGGACGATGTCCCGTTGAGAATCCGTCCGGAGTTACTCCAAATCAACGCTTCAACCGGCATGTTCCCGGTCCTGCAGGAACGAACCGCCGTTCGCATGGATTTTACCCATGGAGGCTGGAGCGATATTTTTTTTCTGGGCATGGATTTTCCCGAAGGAGCACGAGTCATCAATGCCAGTGTCGATCTGGCCGTACAGGGACGCCACGCAACTCCCGAACCTCCCATCGACTGCTGTCTTCGCGTCATCGACGAACCGCTGCTGAGACTGGTCAGCATTGATCTTAACTCAAAGGCAGACATCCACGATGTCAATGAGATCTTCGACTTCGCACGGGATCACCTCGGACTGCTGAAAGCTGCCGTGATCGCATCTGGCCTGATCCCTCCTGGTATGGAAAGTGGTGGAGCCCGGGTCTCTGACGTTTTCACCCGAATCACCGGTCCCGGCAGGGGGCTGGAAATCGTCAGCCGCGTCAATGACATCCCCAAGGGATCGCGTCTGGCTGTCAGTACAAATTTACTGGGTTCGCTGATCTCAATCTGTATGCGGGCCACTGGTCAGGTTTCCAGGTTGACAGGCGCTTTGACCGAATCAGATCGGCGCATCGTGGCCGCTCGCGCCATACTTGGCGAATGGCTGGGCGGTTCCGGCGGCGGCTGGCAGGATTCCGGGGGCGTCTGGCCAGGCATCAAACTGATTGAAGGAGCCGTTGCCCGACAGGGTGATCCGGAATTCGGCATCAGCAGAGGTCGTCTGATGCCTCAACACTCGGTCTACGATGAATCGGAAGTCAGTAAAGCCGCCAGAAATAAGCTCCAAAAAAGTCTGGTACTTGTGCACGGCGGAATGGCCCAAAACGTCGGACCGATCCTCGAAATGGTAACCGAAAAGTATCTGCTGAGGAGCAGAACGGAATGGCAGGCACGACACCAGGCCGTCGAACTGCTGAATCAGATTGATTCGGCGCTGCGAACGGGAGATATCCCCGCTGTCGGACATGCGACTCATCGAAATTTTCACGATCCGCTCCAAAAGATTATTCCGTGGTGTTCAAACGCCTACACCGAGGAAATCATCGCACGGTGTCAAACGGAGTATGGCAAACAGTTCCATGGATTCTGGATGCTGGGCGGAATGGCAGGGGGGGGCATGGGATTCATTTTTGACCCTGCTGTCCGTGATCAGGCCTGCACATGGCTGCATCAAACAATGATGGAGGTGAAAACATCCATGCAGGAATCCGTGCCGTTTGCAATGGACCCGGTCGTGTATGATTTTTCGATCAACGACCGCGGCACATCGGCTGAGCTGTGCTCGTGTGATGAGATGCCGGACGGTTACTCCGCACTGATGATTCCGGAACTGCTGAGACAGGACATCAACTCTCTTACCCCAATGACCCGACGATTGCTGGAACGCGCCGGAGACCGTTGCCGCCAGGGACAAAATCACGCCGGTCTGCCGATGCGTCTGATCAACCGAATCCTGCCTGGTTCCGCAACAGAATCCGGCACCACGGTGTCCATTGAACAACTTTTGCAAAAGAATGGATTTGACCGGGTGACTCATGAAAAAATCCGGGACGACATCAGGTCAGGCAGGCTGGGTCTCGCACAAAATCGACTATCAACAGCTGTGACTATCGAAGATGTCCGGGATGAAGACGTTGTTGATGTTCGAAAAACTCAGTCCGAATCCGTCATTGCTGCGGGGCGTCAGGCACTTCGTCAGGGACAGGCCGGTGTCATTACCCTCGCCGCAGGCGTGGGAAGTCGCTGGACCCAGGGAGCCGGAGTGGTCAAAGCCCTGAACCCGTTCTGTCGACTTGGCGGTCGATTTCGATCTTTTCTCGACATTCATCTAGCAAAATCACGCCAAACCGCCGGTGACTACTCTGCAACGCCACTGCACGTAATTACTACCGGATATCTCACCGACATGTCGATCCGCCGCTGGGTTCAAAACAACGCTACGGACAGTCAGGTGTTTGTCTCAAAAGGTGTGTCCGTAGGACACCGCATGATTCCTACCGTTCGGGATCTGCAGTTTGCCTGGGAAGAAATGCCGCAGCAGGTTCTGGATGAACGACAGGAGAAAATGCGTTCAAGTATTCGTTCGGCACTTATCAGCTGGGCCCGCATCTCAGGCGAAGCATCGGATTACACCGATAATCTCCCGCTGCAGCGTCTGCATCCGGTGGGACACTGGTACGAAATTCCAAACCTCCTGCTGAACGGAACACTGCACAGAATGCTGATACGGCAGCCGGAACTGCAGTATCTCATGCTGCACAACGTCGACACACTGGGCGCAAATCTTGATCCAGGCTGTTTGGGTCAGCACATCAGTGCGGACTGTGATTTGTCGTTTGAAGTTATCAGTCGCAGACTGGAAGATCGAGGTGGCGGTCTGGCGCGGGTCGACGGAAAGGTTCGACTGGTGGAAGGTCTTGCTATGCCGCGTGAACAGGATGAATTCAGTCTGTCGTACTACAACTCACTGACGACCTGGATCACGATCGATCGTTTGCTGAATATTTTTGGTCTCTCACGGAAAGATCTGAACAGTCCCGATCGAATCAGTCATGCCGTTGCTGAGGTAGCAGATCGGATCCCTACCTACATCACCCTTAAAGAAGTCAAAAAACGCTGGGGACGCGGTCAGGAAGATGTCTTCCTCGTCTCTCAGTTCGAAAAACTCTGGGGCGACATGACCGCGTTGAATGACGTGAACTGTCAGTTTCTGGTTGTACCGACAATGCGCGGACAACAGCTGAAGGATCCTGCTCAACTCGACGGCTGGCTGCGAGACGGCACGGCAGCCCATGTCGAATCACTCGCCGTATGGGAGTGA
- the epmA gene encoding EF-P lysine aminoacylase EpmA, which translates to MSLGATNWKPGCSIEMIQLRACLQQCIRDFFSDHAYMEVETPLLSHDVIIDANLDPFELSVAGERMYLQTSPEAAMKRLLAAGSGSIFQITKSFRAAERGVLHNPEFTMVEWYGLETSWRDQIAITEQLIRRAADCISEQFPTQLSPNQFEVTTYQQAFATILNIDALTAPTGQLQKYVADIQPGSAMPDDRDDLLNLLLAAKIEPRLGRRGPEFLIDYPVSQAALAETSEDDPRVARRFELYVSGTEICNGYQELTNPEELHWRNIRAMARRRQLNLTPLSGAPGLMSAMLSGLPHCSGVALGFDRLLMVLSGCNSLDECLPFPIERA; encoded by the coding sequence ATGTCACTCGGTGCCACAAACTGGAAACCAGGCTGCTCAATCGAAATGATTCAGCTTCGTGCCTGTCTGCAGCAGTGCATTCGTGATTTCTTCAGCGATCATGCGTACATGGAAGTCGAGACACCTCTGCTTTCACATGACGTCATTATTGATGCAAATCTGGATCCGTTCGAACTGTCGGTCGCCGGAGAAAGAATGTATCTGCAGACCTCTCCGGAAGCGGCAATGAAACGTCTGCTGGCGGCCGGGAGTGGCAGCATCTTTCAAATCACAAAATCGTTCCGTGCGGCAGAACGGGGAGTCCTGCACAATCCGGAATTCACAATGGTTGAATGGTACGGACTGGAGACCTCTTGGCGGGATCAGATCGCGATTACAGAACAGCTGATCCGCAGAGCAGCCGACTGCATTTCGGAGCAGTTCCCTACTCAACTCAGCCCCAATCAATTTGAAGTCACCACCTACCAACAGGCATTTGCAACGATTCTGAACATTGATGCGTTGACGGCCCCGACCGGTCAACTGCAGAAATATGTGGCCGATATTCAGCCCGGTTCTGCGATGCCGGACGATCGGGATGACCTGCTGAATCTCCTGCTTGCAGCTAAAATTGAACCCCGATTGGGACGACGCGGTCCGGAATTCCTGATCGATTATCCAGTTTCGCAGGCGGCACTTGCCGAAACCTCCGAGGATGATCCTCGCGTGGCCCGCCGGTTCGAACTTTATGTCTCGGGAACCGAAATCTGTAACGGATACCAGGAGCTCACCAATCCCGAAGAATTACATTGGAGGAACATCCGTGCAATGGCCCGGCGCAGGCAGCTCAATCTGACGCCGCTGTCCGGTGCCCCAGGCCTGATGTCCGCCATGTTATCCGGTCTGCCACACTGTTCGGGCGTTGCACTCGGGTTTGACCGACTGCTGATGGTCCTGTCCGGATGCAACTCACTGGATGAATGCCTGCCATTTCCGATAGAACGGGCATGA
- a CDS encoding PLP-dependent aminotransferase family protein yields the protein MNNPGLSTVAKRASGQAISYLMQALFQHSDCISLAAGFVDESTLPTQLVIDSTQRILTQDADGRSKLQYGTTPGVESLRAIFRSHLSELENNPDINSLPLDRIVLTTGSQQLLCLLTQALFEPGDICLVAAPTYFVYLSVLEGTGAEVIPVPTDHKGMKPDGLESILRNLTDQGRRHRVKLVYAVSYYDNPSGISISGDRRQQLVQMVQKWSSPQQPLFLLEDAAYRELRYEGPVLPSLWSFDDSAETVILTQTFSKSFSPGLRVGFSVLPETLIKPVCDLKGNEDFGSSRFNQHLIADVLQSGSYAAHLKQVIAGYELKRNAMLSAAAEFFSDIPDVDWFRPSGGLYLWMTLSPKIRTGFDSRLFEYATQTAKVIYVPGELCYPTSWEGRPRNQMRLSFGVESPAAIRDGLRRLACAVRHVTDHS from the coding sequence ATGAACAATCCAGGACTGAGCACCGTCGCAAAACGAGCGTCAGGCCAGGCAATCAGCTACCTGATGCAGGCCCTCTTTCAGCACTCGGACTGTATCTCCCTGGCGGCCGGTTTCGTCGATGAGTCGACCCTGCCGACACAACTCGTGATTGATTCGACACAGCGAATTTTAACACAGGATGCGGACGGCAGATCGAAACTGCAATACGGCACCACACCGGGTGTCGAGTCTCTGCGTGCCATCTTTCGCAGTCACCTGTCGGAACTCGAAAACAATCCAGACATCAACAGTCTGCCACTGGACCGCATTGTGCTGACCACAGGATCACAGCAGTTGCTGTGTCTACTGACTCAGGCGCTGTTCGAACCCGGTGACATCTGTCTCGTCGCAGCTCCAACGTATTTTGTCTATCTCAGCGTCCTGGAAGGTACAGGAGCCGAAGTTATTCCTGTTCCGACAGATCACAAAGGAATGAAGCCGGACGGACTCGAATCCATTCTCCGCAATCTCACGGATCAGGGACGACGCCATCGTGTCAAGCTGGTCTATGCAGTGAGTTATTACGACAACCCGTCGGGAATCAGTATTTCCGGTGACCGACGTCAACAACTGGTACAAATGGTGCAGAAGTGGTCATCGCCCCAACAGCCACTGTTCCTTCTGGAAGACGCAGCGTACCGCGAGTTACGCTATGAGGGCCCCGTACTGCCAAGTCTCTGGTCATTCGATGACAGTGCGGAAACAGTGATCCTGACTCAGACGTTTTCCAAATCCTTTTCCCCGGGACTTCGAGTCGGCTTCAGTGTGCTGCCGGAAACCCTGATCAAACCGGTCTGTGACCTCAAGGGAAATGAAGATTTCGGATCGTCACGATTCAATCAGCATCTCATCGCCGATGTTCTGCAATCCGGTTCCTACGCTGCTCATCTGAAGCAGGTCATTGCCGGTTATGAGCTTAAACGTAATGCCATGCTGTCCGCAGCCGCAGAATTTTTTTCTGATATTCCTGATGTCGACTGGTTCCGTCCTTCCGGGGGACTCTACCTCTGGATGACACTTTCGCCGAAAATTCGCACCGGCTTCGACAGCCGATTATTCGAATACGCCACCCAAACAGCTAAGGTAATCTATGTTCCCGGCGAACTGTGCTATCCGACATCGTGGGAAGGCCGCCCTCGCAACCAGATGCGACTGAGTTTTGGTGTGGAGTCTCCGGCAGCTATTCGAGACGGTCTGCGGCGTCTGGCCTGTGCCGTTCGCCATGTGACGGATCATTCGTGA
- the map gene encoding type I methionyl aminopeptidase: MTRLRKRIPLYLQDHERDGLRAAGRFNAELMDSLRPHVVPGTTTLQLDKMAYHYTRDHGHTPACLGYHGYPNTICTSINEVVCHGIPNDIPLKEGDIVNVDLTTIVDGWYGDQSEMFMIGPVSEKASRLVQTTFEALFRGIRACTPGCRVSDIGRTIQTFAQKAGYSVVREYQGHGIGREFHQDPGIPHFFDLASSRNLLNPGTCFTIEPMLNTGRWKTRVDKSDNWTVRTMDGSLSAQFEHTILMTEDGPEILTLTQGGPQEGDITGKPSVR, translated from the coding sequence TTGACTCGACTCAGGAAACGCATTCCTCTGTACCTGCAGGACCACGAACGTGATGGACTGCGCGCTGCAGGCCGATTCAATGCAGAACTGATGGATTCTCTTCGACCGCACGTCGTGCCGGGAACAACGACGCTCCAGCTCGATAAAATGGCCTATCACTACACGCGGGACCATGGTCATACGCCGGCCTGTCTCGGCTATCATGGTTATCCCAATACGATTTGCACAAGTATCAACGAAGTCGTGTGCCACGGGATCCCGAATGACATTCCACTGAAGGAGGGCGACATCGTCAACGTCGATCTCACAACGATCGTTGACGGCTGGTACGGCGATCAGTCAGAAATGTTCATGATCGGGCCTGTATCTGAAAAGGCCAGTCGCCTTGTACAAACGACGTTTGAGGCTTTGTTTAGAGGAATTCGTGCCTGTACTCCTGGATGCCGGGTGTCCGATATCGGGCGAACTATTCAGACGTTCGCACAGAAGGCCGGATACTCGGTTGTACGTGAATACCAGGGACACGGAATCGGTCGAGAGTTCCATCAGGATCCTGGAATTCCGCACTTCTTTGACCTGGCATCCAGTCGGAATCTTCTTAATCCGGGAACATGCTTCACCATCGAACCCATGCTGAATACGGGTCGATGGAAGACACGTGTGGATAAATCCGACAACTGGACGGTACGAACCATGGATGGTTCGCTGTCGGCTCAGTTTGAACACACAATCCTGATGACTGAAGACGGACCGGAAATTCTGACACTGACACAGGGTGGCCCTCAGGAGGGCGACATCACAGGCAAACCGAGTGTCCGTTAG